A window of Ictidomys tridecemlineatus isolate mIctTri1 chromosome 15, mIctTri1.hap1, whole genome shotgun sequence contains these coding sequences:
- the LOC101967896 gene encoding sulfotransferase 2A1 yields the protein MTDGYLWFEGIRFPVVGFSSEVLKEACAQFVIKDEDTVLVTYPKSGTHWLVEILCLIHSNGDTKWIRSEPTWDRSPWIETDGGYKLLNEREGPRLMSSHLPFHLFPKSLFTSKAKVIYIMRNPKDVLVSGYYHRTMTKLCKQPESLEQYFQWFIQGNVSYGSWFEHIRGWMSMRHRENVLLLSYEELQKDPRSTIERICQFLGKKLTPEELDSVLKNSSFQVMKQNKMSNFEMLPEALFTGPFLITRKGICGDWKNHLTVAQAEAFDKVYQEKMLGFPKGLFPWE from the exons ATGACAGATGGCTACTTGTGGTTTGAAGGGATACGTTTCCCTGTGGTTGGTTTTAGTTCTGAAGTTTTGAAAGAAGCATGTGCTCAGTTTGTGATAAAGGATGAAGACACAGTATTGGTGACCTACCCCAAATCAG GAACCCACTGGTTGGTTGAAATTCTGTGCCTGATTCACTCCAATGGTGATACCAAGTGGATTCGATCTGAGCCCACCTGGGATCGCTCACCCTGGATAGAGACAGATGGGGGTTACAAACTGTTAAATGAGAGAGAAGGCCCGCGGCTCATGTCCTCTCACCTCCCCTTCCATCTCTTCCCCAAGTCTCTATTCACTTCGAAGGCCAAG GTGATCTATATCATGAGAAATCCCAAAGATGTTCTTGTGTCAGGTTATTATCATCGGACTATGACAAAACTATGTAAGCAACCAGAGTCACTGGAACAGTATTTTCAATGGTTCATCCAAGGAAATG TGTCCTATGGATCATGGTTTGAGCACATTCGTGGCTGGATGTCCATGAGACACAGGGAGAATGTCCTGCTACTGAGTTATGAAGAGCTGCAGAAG GACCCAAGAAGCACCATAGAGAGGATCTGTCAGTTCCTGGGAAAGAAGTTGACTCCAGAAGAACTGGACTCAGTCCTCAAGAACAGCTCCTTCCAAGTCATGAAACAAAACAAGATGTCCAACTTTGAAATGTTGCCTGAAGCTTTATTTACTGGGCCTTTCCTAATTACAAGAAAAG GCATCTGTGGGGACTGGAAGAATCACCTCACAGTGGCCCAAGCTGAAGCCTTTGATAAAGTTTACCAGGAGAAGATGTTGGGTTTCCCCAAAGGGCTGTTCCCATGGGAGTAA